A single genomic interval of Romboutsia ilealis harbors:
- a CDS encoding LacI family DNA-binding transcriptional regulator produces MKTTIVDVAKACNVSVATVSRVINGNYPVKEETKEKVLKVIEELQYKPNTQARDLIKKQSSTIGVVVPSISNMFFTNVINGIESYFEKSEYSIFLCITEHDKDKEISRINELISRNVAGIIVVDPGIDNVESKYFDQVAKYLPMVFVNRYSESSHISSVYNDQENGARLAINYLLSKNHKNIAFIRGDNSYSYDIKEKVYKEMMKDINNFKEEFIVNIGHGNSIQTVNKTMKEGIKLLSLNKDVTGVFACNDLMAIGIMNACKKLNIKIPNDLSIVGYDNIELSEMVEPKLTTIDQNMFLLGKNSAILLNEKIENNNKYSKSIVLNNHLIKRDT; encoded by the coding sequence ATGAAAACAACTATAGTAGATGTAGCAAAAGCTTGCAATGTTTCTGTAGCCACTGTGTCGAGGGTTATAAATGGGAATTATCCTGTAAAAGAAGAAACAAAAGAAAAAGTATTAAAAGTAATAGAAGAACTACAATATAAACCTAACACACAAGCTAGGGACTTAATAAAGAAGCAGTCTAGTACTATAGGTGTAGTAGTTCCAAGTATAAGTAATATGTTCTTTACTAACGTTATAAATGGTATAGAAAGTTATTTTGAAAAATCAGAGTACTCAATTTTTTTATGTATAACTGAACATGATAAAGACAAAGAGATATCAAGAATAAATGAGCTTATATCCAGAAACGTAGCTGGTATAATAGTTGTTGACCCGGGAATAGATAACGTGGAATCAAAATATTTTGATCAAGTAGCAAAATATCTACCGATGGTATTTGTAAATAGATACTCAGAAAGTTCACATATATCATCAGTATATAATGACCAAGAAAATGGAGCAAGGCTTGCTATTAATTACCTCTTATCTAAAAATCATAAAAATATAGCATTTATTCGTGGAGATAATAGTTATTCTTATGATATAAAAGAAAAGGTATACAAAGAAATGATGAAAGATATAAATAATTTCAAAGAAGAGTTTATAGTAAATATAGGCCATGGAAATAGTATACAAACAGTTAATAAAACAATGAAAGAGGGAATAAAGTTATTAAGTTTAAATAAAGATGTAACGGGAGTATTTGCTTGTAATGATCTTATGGCTATAGGTATTATGAATGCATGTAAGAAGCTTAATATAAAGATTCCAAATGATTTGTCCATAGTTGGATATGATAATATTGAACTTAGTGAAATGGTAGAGCCAAAATTAACAACAATAGATCAAAATATGTTTTTACTAGGTAAAAACTCAGCTATATTATTAAATGAAAAAATAGAAAATAATAATAAATATAGCAAAAGTATAGTACTGAATAATCATCTAATTAAAAGAGATACTTAA
- a CDS encoding permease: MTYTLYGLCIILTLVSFLKNKEKTKKAIINGLKSLENIMPQFLSIVIIIAIILAILNPEMISKLIGKESGSFGILLSSIIGAITMMPTFVAFSTGNTLLQNGAGYAQVSALITTLTMVGMLTFPLEAEYIGKKAAFYRNFLAFLFSFIVAIFIGGVFN, from the coding sequence ATGACTTATACTCTTTACGGACTATGTATAATACTTACTTTAGTATCTTTTCTTAAAAACAAAGAAAAAACTAAAAAAGCAATTATTAACGGACTTAAATCTTTAGAAAATATAATGCCTCAATTTTTATCTATTGTAATAATTATAGCTATAATATTAGCTATTTTAAATCCAGAAATGATATCAAAACTTATAGGTAAAGAGTCTGGAAGTTTTGGTATACTACTATCTTCTATAATTGGAGCTATTACTATGATGCCAACTTTTGTTGCATTTTCAACAGGTAATACTTTACTTCAAAATGGCGCTGGATATGCTCAAGTCTCTGCTTTAATTACTACACTTACCATGGTTGGTATGCTAACTTTCCCATTAGAGGCTGAATATATAGGTAAAAAAGCTGCGTTTTATCGAAATTTCTTAGCTTTTTTATTTTCATTTATTGTTGCTATTTTTATAGGAGGTGTATTTAATTGA
- a CDS encoding permease: MSISKIIKRYKYFLIFFFILILISIFNNEIGLSAFKNIKSNLIQMLSVLPPTMILLGLMDEWIPREYFMKYMGDKSKLLGIFLSFMLAFFAAGPMYAGFPFAAVLIKKGVKFSNIIIFLNAWCVTKFSTLLFEIGALGYEFTFYRLIINIPGIIIMGYIVDYLVSKKTHKI, from the coding sequence TTGAGTATATCAAAAATAATTAAAAGATATAAATATTTTTTAATATTTTTCTTTATTCTTATACTAATTTCCATATTCAATAATGAAATTGGACTTTCTGCATTTAAAAACATTAAGTCGAATTTAATTCAAATGTTATCAGTTTTACCTCCAACTATGATATTGCTAGGACTTATGGATGAATGGATTCCTCGAGAATATTTTATGAAATATATGGGAGATAAATCTAAACTTCTAGGAATATTTTTATCATTTATGCTTGCATTTTTTGCTGCTGGACCTATGTATGCTGGCTTTCCATTTGCTGCAGTTTTGATAAAAAAGGGAGTCAAATTTTCAAATATAATTATATTTTTAAATGCATGGTGTGTAACTAAATTTTCTACACTACTATTTGAAATTGGAGCTCTTGGATATGAGTTTACATTCTATCGATTAATTATAAATATACCTGGTATTATTATTATGGGATATATAGTTGATTATTTAGTAAGTAAAAAAACCCATAAAATTTAA
- a CDS encoding LL-diaminopimelate aminotransferase — MGFLDHLIADSLGGSSFFNAPKKLYKFEKIKQLTHETIKNNPDIKLIDMGVGEPDKMADKLICDVLNNECRKPENRYYADNGIEEFQEAACRYLNNVYGIDNLTTSNVMHGIGSKSILAMIPICFINPGDVCIMPSPNYPTLATYTKLLGGEIYNLELSKENNFYMDLKNIPNDILKRAKMMYINYPNNPTGQVATYEFYKDIVDFAKENNILVVSDLAYGHLTYDGYKPLSILSVDGALDVCVEIHSLSKSFNMTGWRLAFIVGSDKFIKLFSVIKSNTDSGQFRAIQKAGVFALDNYHLVDINRERYSRRLDLLTEALKEVGFEATKPKAGFYIYVPIPKGIKEGVKFTTAEDVTLYLLSNALVSTVPWDDCGAFLRFSVTYDADTLEDEINIMNELKNRLLSLNLEF, encoded by the coding sequence ATGGGATTTTTGGACCATTTAATTGCTGACTCACTAGGAGGATCTTCTTTCTTTAATGCTCCTAAAAAACTTTATAAATTTGAGAAAATCAAACAATTAACTCATGAAACTATAAAGAATAATCCTGATATTAAACTTATTGATATGGGTGTAGGAGAGCCTGATAAAATGGCTGATAAACTTATATGTGATGTATTAAATAATGAATGTAGAAAGCCTGAAAACAGGTACTATGCCGATAATGGAATTGAAGAATTTCAAGAAGCTGCTTGTAGATATTTAAACAATGTATATGGTATAGATAATCTTACTACATCTAATGTAATGCACGGGATAGGATCTAAATCTATACTTGCTATGATACCGATATGCTTTATAAATCCTGGCGATGTATGTATAATGCCATCGCCTAATTACCCAACCCTAGCAACTTATACAAAGCTTTTAGGTGGAGAAATATATAATCTTGAACTTTCCAAAGAAAATAATTTTTATATGGATTTAAAAAATATTCCTAACGATATTTTAAAAAGAGCTAAAATGATGTATATAAACTATCCGAACAACCCTACAGGTCAGGTCGCAACTTATGAATTTTATAAAGATATTGTAGATTTCGCTAAGGAAAATAATATTTTAGTTGTATCAGATTTAGCATATGGACACCTAACTTATGATGGATATAAACCTCTTAGCATATTATCTGTTGATGGTGCTTTAGATGTTTGTGTAGAAATCCATTCTCTGTCTAAGTCCTTCAATATGACTGGTTGGAGACTTGCTTTTATAGTTGGGTCTGATAAATTTATAAAACTTTTCTCTGTAATAAAATCTAATACAGATTCTGGTCAATTTAGAGCTATACAAAAAGCAGGTGTATTTGCACTTGATAATTATCATTTAGTAGATATTAATAGAGAAAGATATTCTAGAAGACTTGACCTTTTAACTGAAGCATTGAAAGAAGTTGGCTTTGAAGCTACAAAACCTAAAGCTGGATTTTATATTTATGTTCCTATTCCTAAAGGTATAAAAGAAGGAGTTAAATTTACAACAGCTGAAGATGTTACCTTATACCTTTTATCAAATGCATTAGTATCTACTGTTCCTTGGGATGATTGCGGAGCTTTCTTAAGATTTTCTGTAACTTATGATGCGGATACACTTGAAGATGAAATTAATATAATGAATGAATTAAAAAATAGGTTACTTTCTTTAAATTTAGAATTTTAA
- a CDS encoding sensor histidine kinase: MKRLFNRLENINIKYKLFLITTGLLVVLAMIIYMILYFLLPTYYHKYKIDLLDKSVSEVCENSPRHNTNYLQERLYYMSKNQNLSIVLKNRNGKILYGKNEIVISRYSKYILGKTPDDEYHVTVPIYTNDSIAPYTLDIVMPLQPIDEANQVIRKLMPFILIVALLIGAIGAYIYSKVITKPLIQIIESEREAENRRKDFVATISHELKTPITIISGQLEGMMYNIGKYKDRDTYLKKSYESTQELRDLVNEMIEVSKHEILESDLALTKVNLSSLLEKLIKKHQFLIEEKNMNVILKIENDVYIKCDESRIEKAINNIIINGIKYSPKDENLIVRLYKKNYKNSRKNNQYRAYLEIENTGVTIDKKYLSQIFNPFFRIEKSRSRKTGGSGLGLYLVSQILKSHGYYHSLKNKENSVVFTIEFKN, encoded by the coding sequence TTGAAAAGATTATTTAATAGATTAGAAAATATAAATATAAAGTATAAGTTATTTTTAATAACAACAGGGCTTTTAGTAGTGCTTGCTATGATAATATATATGATATTATATTTTTTACTGCCTACATATTATCATAAGTATAAAATAGACCTTTTAGATAAAAGTGTAAGTGAAGTATGTGAAAATTCACCTAGACATAATACAAATTATTTACAAGAAAGATTATATTATATGTCTAAAAATCAAAATTTATCGATTGTATTAAAAAATCGTAATGGCAAAATATTATATGGGAAAAATGAAATTGTAATATCAAGATATAGTAAATATATACTAGGAAAAACTCCAGATGATGAATATCATGTAACCGTTCCTATATATACTAATGACTCTATAGCTCCTTATACGCTGGATATAGTAATGCCTCTACAACCTATAGATGAGGCTAATCAAGTTATAAGAAAATTAATGCCATTTATATTAATAGTTGCACTTTTAATAGGGGCAATAGGGGCATATATTTATTCAAAGGTAATAACAAAGCCACTTATACAAATTATAGAAAGTGAGAGAGAGGCCGAAAATAGAAGGAAAGACTTTGTAGCGACAATATCTCATGAACTAAAAACTCCTATAACTATAATTAGCGGTCAACTTGAAGGTATGATGTATAATATTGGAAAATATAAAGATAGAGATACATATCTAAAAAAATCATATGAATCAACACAAGAATTAAGAGATTTAGTTAATGAAATGATAGAAGTGTCAAAGCATGAAATATTAGAATCAGACTTAGCATTAACGAAAGTTAATTTAAGCAGTCTTTTAGAAAAACTTATAAAAAAACATCAGTTTTTGATAGAAGAAAAGAATATGAATGTAATACTTAAAATAGAAAATGACGTTTATATAAAGTGTGATGAATCAAGAATTGAGAAAGCTATAAATAATATAATAATAAATGGAATAAAGTACTCTCCAAAAGATGAAAATTTAATAGTAAGACTTTATAAGAAGAACTATAAAAATAGTAGAAAAAATAACCAATATAGAGCATATTTGGAAATAGAGAATACTGGTGTTACTATAGATAAAAAATACTTAAGTCAGATATTTAATCCATTTTTTAGAATAGAAAAATCTAGATCAAGAAAAACTGGAGGAAGTGGTTTAGGATTATATCTAGTAAGTCAAATACTTAAATCTCATGGATATTATCATAGTTTAAAGAATAAAGAAAATTCTGTAGTATTTACTATTGAGTTTAAAAATTAG
- a CDS encoding galactokinase, translating to MINKLKSDFKRIFEIESEEVFFSPGRVNLIGEHTDYNGGHVFPCALSFGTYGVVSKRNDKKIRMYSLNFEDIGVVEFNLDSIEYDKAHDWVNYPKGVAKVIQDKGNNIEHGLDILVYGNIPNGAGLSSSASLELLMAVILNDTFNLGIDMVDMVKYAQEAENKFIGVNCGIMDQFAIGMGNDRCAILLDCNTLKYRYSEINMEGYSIVIGNTNKRRGLADSKYNERRSECERALSNLQTKLNVKALGELTEEEFEANKELIENEVDRKRAKHAVYENQRTLKAVKALEENNLELFGQLMVGSHVSLRDDYEVTGIELDTLVSLALKQDGVIGARMTGAGFGGCTVSIVRNENVGNFIENVTKGYEEEIGYAPTFYVANISSGTRKIG from the coding sequence ATGATAAATAAGTTAAAATCAGATTTTAAAAGAATATTTGAAATAGAAAGTGAAGAAGTATTTTTCTCACCAGGTAGAGTTAATTTAATAGGAGAGCATACAGACTATAATGGAGGTCATGTATTCCCTTGTGCACTATCGTTTGGTACTTACGGAGTAGTATCAAAAAGAAATGATAAAAAGATTAGAATGTATTCATTAAATTTTGAAGATATAGGAGTAGTAGAGTTTAACTTAGATTCTATAGAATATGATAAAGCACATGATTGGGTTAATTATCCAAAGGGGGTAGCAAAAGTTATACAAGATAAAGGCAATAACATAGAACATGGTCTTGATATATTAGTATATGGAAATATACCAAATGGAGCGGGTCTTTCATCTTCGGCATCGCTTGAATTATTAATGGCAGTTATATTAAATGATACATTTAATCTTGGAATAGATATGGTAGATATGGTTAAATACGCTCAAGAAGCTGAAAATAAGTTTATAGGTGTTAACTGTGGTATAATGGATCAATTTGCAATAGGTATGGGGAACGATAGATGTGCAATATTACTTGACTGTAATACATTAAAGTATAGATATAGTGAAATAAATATGGAAGGATACTCTATAGTTATAGGAAATACTAATAAAAGAAGAGGTTTAGCAGACTCTAAATACAATGAAAGAAGAAGTGAATGTGAAAGAGCATTATCTAATCTTCAAACTAAATTAAATGTAAAAGCATTAGGAGAGTTAACAGAAGAAGAATTTGAAGCTAATAAAGAATTAATAGAAAATGAAGTAGATAGAAAAAGAGCAAAGCATGCAGTATATGAAAATCAAAGAACATTAAAAGCTGTTAAAGCATTAGAAGAAAATAACCTAGAATTATTTGGACAATTAATGGTTGGTTCTCACGTTTCTTTAAGAGATGATTACGAAGTTACAGGAATAGAATTAGATACATTAGTTAGTTTAGCACTTAAGCAAGATGGTGTAATAGGTGCTCGTATGACAGGTGCAGGATTTGGTGGATGTACAGTAAGTATAGTTAGAAACGAAAATGTAGGAAACTTCATAGAAAATGTAACTAAAGGATATGAAGAAGAAATAGGATATGCACCAACATTCTATGTTGCTAATATATCAAGTGGTACTAGAAAAATAGGGTAA
- the galT gene encoding UDP-glucose--hexose-1-phosphate uridylyltransferase translates to MNINYEVNRLINFAIQNNLIDKLDAVYASNLLLEVLNLDEFEEVEVDEKLQTATPILENMLDYAVEKGMIEDTTTERDLFDTKIMNALMPRPSEVIKTFNEKYENNKEEATDYYYKMSIASNYIRKDRTDKNIVWKTTTEYGDLDITINLSKPEKDPRDIAKAKLMKSTSYPKCLLCKQNEGFRGNINHPARQNHRIIPMEFAGENWFLQYSPYVYYNEHCIILNAKHTPMKIYRKTFENLLGFVEKLPHYFAGSNADLPIVGGSILSHDHYQGGHYTFAMEVAPIEETFEVKGYENTKVYRVKWPMSVIRLNGENKEEIINLAEHVLNTWKNYSDESVEILHETDGELHNTITPIARIKNGKYELDLVLRNNRTNEAHPMGIFHPHNEVHHIKKENIGLIEVMGLAVLPARLKNEINSLGELLVSGIKNIDDNESLNHHGSWYKYIVGNYSNINKENVDQILIDEVGKKFSTVLEHAGVFKRDEEGIKAFNKFINSL, encoded by the coding sequence ATGAATATAAATTACGAAGTTAATAGATTAATAAATTTTGCGATTCAAAATAATTTAATAGATAAGTTAGATGCAGTTTATGCATCTAACTTATTATTAGAAGTATTAAACTTAGATGAATTTGAAGAAGTTGAAGTTGATGAAAAACTTCAAACAGCAACACCTATACTTGAAAATATGTTAGACTATGCAGTTGAAAAAGGTATGATAGAAGATACAACAACTGAAAGAGATTTATTTGATACAAAAATAATGAATGCTTTAATGCCTAGACCATCAGAAGTCATAAAAACTTTTAATGAAAAGTATGAAAATAACAAAGAAGAAGCAACTGATTACTACTATAAAATGAGTATAGCTTCAAATTATATAAGAAAAGATAGAACTGATAAAAATATAGTTTGGAAAACTACAACAGAATATGGTGATTTAGATATAACTATAAACTTATCTAAGCCTGAAAAAGATCCAAGAGATATAGCGAAAGCGAAACTTATGAAATCTACTTCATATCCTAAATGTTTATTATGTAAACAAAATGAAGGATTTAGAGGAAATATAAATCATCCGGCTAGACAGAACCATAGAATAATACCAATGGAATTTGCAGGAGAAAATTGGTTTTTACAATACTCTCCATATGTATATTACAATGAACATTGTATAATACTTAATGCAAAACATACTCCTATGAAAATATATAGAAAGACATTTGAAAATTTATTAGGATTTGTAGAAAAATTACCACACTACTTCGCAGGTTCTAATGCGGATTTACCAATAGTTGGTGGATCAATACTTTCTCATGATCATTACCAAGGTGGACACTACACATTTGCAATGGAAGTTGCTCCAATTGAAGAAACTTTCGAAGTTAAAGGATATGAAAATACTAAAGTTTATCGTGTTAAATGGCCAATGTCTGTTATAAGACTTAATGGAGAAAATAAAGAAGAAATCATAAATTTAGCAGAACATGTATTAAATACATGGAAAAATTACTCTGATGAAAGTGTTGAAATACTACATGAAACAGATGGAGAGCTACATAATACTATAACTCCTATAGCAAGAATAAAAAATGGTAAATATGAACTTGATTTAGTACTTAGAAATAATCGTACAAATGAAGCTCATCCTATGGGAATATTCCATCCACATAATGAAGTTCATCATATAAAGAAAGAAAATATAGGTTTAATAGAAGTTATGGGATTAGCTGTACTTCCTGCGAGACTTAAAAATGAGATAAATAGCTTAGGAGAACTTTTAGTATCAGGTATTAAGAATATAGATGATAATGAAAGTTTAAATCACCATGGAAGTTGGTATAAGTATATAGTAGGAAATTATAGTAATATAAATAAAGAAAATGTAGATCAAATACTTATAGATGAAGTTGGTAAAAAATTCTCTACAGTACTTGAACATGCTGGAGTATTTAAGCGTGATGAAGAAGGTATAAAAGCATTTAATAAATTTATAAATTCATTATAA
- a CDS encoding aminotransferase class V-fold PLP-dependent enzyme has product MQNLNNKKYTRAEKNSDYRKMFLGVDIKFKLENGKKVIPIGFDNGATTPALKCVFDEVYNDLLVYGSIGRGQGPKGELSTRKYEESRERVLKFFNLQDNDTHTVVYTKTTTESLNILANILIKNKNDKVLTTRMEHHANDLPWRKNAIVEYIDVDELGRINIEDIENKLKKENGNIKIVSVTGASNVTGYINPIHEIARLAHKYGAIIVVDGAQLVAHKEVDMKGKDPTEQIDFLVFSGHKTYAPFGSGVIVGLVKDLDVEEPFVKGGGCVDYVFDDKVIWSEPPSLHEAGSPNFIGTMAMVRALEELKNIGFENIYNHERKIKDYLMEEMKKIDNVIIYGDTENTEDRLGVISFNIKNKDCYEVADKFAKENAVSLRAGKFCAHPYVARLLKVSNNYEEYKKNLDDADFGMIRLSIGLYNTMEEAKIFIDELKKIAVDA; this is encoded by the coding sequence TTGCAAAATTTAAACAATAAAAAGTATACAAGAGCTGAAAAGAACTCAGACTATAGAAAGATGTTTTTAGGGGTAGATATTAAATTTAAACTAGAAAATGGTAAGAAGGTTATACCTATTGGATTTGACAATGGTGCAACAACACCAGCTCTAAAATGTGTATTTGACGAAGTATACAATGATTTATTAGTATATGGCTCGATAGGTAGAGGTCAAGGCCCAAAAGGAGAATTATCAACTAGAAAATATGAAGAGTCTAGAGAGAGAGTATTAAAATTTTTTAACTTACAAGACAATGATACTCATACAGTTGTATATACAAAGACAACAACAGAGTCTTTAAATATATTAGCTAACATACTAATAAAAAATAAAAATGATAAAGTACTAACAACTAGAATGGAACATCATGCAAATGACCTTCCTTGGAGAAAAAATGCTATAGTTGAATATATAGACGTAGATGAATTAGGAAGGATAAATATAGAAGATATAGAAAATAAATTAAAAAAAGAAAATGGAAATATAAAAATAGTAAGCGTAACTGGTGCATCTAATGTAACAGGATATATAAATCCTATACATGAAATAGCAAGACTTGCTCATAAATATGGTGCAATAATAGTAGTAGATGGAGCACAATTAGTTGCACATAAAGAAGTTGATATGAAAGGAAAGGATCCTACAGAGCAAATAGACTTTTTAGTATTTTCAGGTCATAAAACATATGCACCATTTGGAAGTGGTGTAATAGTTGGTCTGGTAAAAGATTTAGATGTTGAAGAACCTTTTGTAAAAGGTGGAGGATGTGTAGATTACGTATTTGATGATAAAGTAATTTGGAGTGAACCGCCAAGTTTACATGAAGCTGGAAGTCCAAATTTTATAGGAACTATGGCAATGGTTAGAGCATTAGAAGAGTTAAAAAATATAGGTTTTGAAAATATATATAATCATGAAAGAAAAATCAAGGATTACTTGATGGAAGAAATGAAAAAAATTGATAATGTAATAATATATGGAGATACTGAAAATACTGAAGATAGATTGGGTGTTATATCTTTTAATATAAAGAACAAAGATTGTTATGAAGTAGCTGATAAATTTGCAAAAGAAAATGCAGTATCACTAAGAGCAGGTAAGTTTTGTGCACATCCATATGTAGCAAGATTACTGAAAGTAAGTAATAATTACGAGGAATATAAGAAAAATCTTGATGATGCTGATTTTGGGATGATTAGGCTAAGTATAGGATTGTATAATACAATGGAGGAAGCAAAGATATTTATAGATGAATTAAAGAAAATTGCAGTAGATGCATAA
- the galE gene encoding UDP-glucose 4-epimerase GalE, producing MSVLVCGGAGYIGSHTVHQLIKNGEDVIIVDNLQTGHMDAVHKDAKFCKGDIRDKEFLRSVFKENNIESVIHFAANSLVGVSMSDPLSYFDNNVYGTQVLLEVMVEFDVKKIVFSSTAAVYGEPKQIPILETDITNPTNTYGETKLAMEKMMKWTDFAHGIKYVSLRYFNVAGALEDGAIGEDHTPETHLIPLILQVPLKKREYITVFGDDYDTHDGTCIRDYIHVIDLANAHIKALNYLREGNESNIFNLGSGNGFTVKEMIEAAKEATGEEIKVVIGERRLGDPAKLVASSQKAKEILGWTPEFDDVKKMIGDAWNWHKNHPNGFNN from the coding sequence ATGTCAGTATTAGTTTGCGGTGGAGCAGGATACATAGGAAGCCATACAGTACATCAACTTATAAAAAATGGTGAAGATGTTATTATAGTAGATAATTTACAAACAGGTCATATGGATGCAGTTCATAAAGATGCAAAGTTTTGTAAAGGTGATATAAGAGATAAGGAATTTTTAAGAAGTGTATTTAAAGAAAATAACATAGAATCAGTTATACATTTTGCAGCGAACTCTTTAGTTGGGGTAAGTATGAGTGATCCTTTAAGTTACTTTGATAATAACGTATATGGAACACAGGTACTACTTGAAGTTATGGTTGAATTTGACGTTAAAAAAATAGTATTTTCATCAACAGCAGCAGTATATGGTGAGCCAAAGCAAATACCAATACTTGAAACAGATATTACTAATCCAACTAACACTTACGGTGAAACTAAGTTAGCTATGGAAAAAATGATGAAATGGACTGATTTCGCTCATGGGATTAAGTATGTATCACTTAGATACTTTAATGTTGCTGGAGCATTAGAAGATGGAGCTATAGGAGAGGACCATACTCCAGAAACGCATCTTATACCACTTATACTTCAAGTACCTCTTAAGAAAAGAGAGTACATAACTGTATTTGGAGATGACTATGATACTCATGATGGTACTTGTATAAGAGACTATATACATGTCATAGACCTAGCTAATGCTCATATAAAAGCACTTAACTATTTAAGAGAAGGAAATGAAAGTAATATATTTAACTTGGGTAGTGGAAATGGATTTACTGTAAAAGAGATGATAGAAGCTGCTAAAGAAGCTACAGGAGAAGAAATAAAGGTCGTTATAGGAGAAAGACGTTTAGGAGATCCAGCAAAACTTGTTGCATCAAGCCAAAAGGCAAAAGAAATACTTGGATGGACTCCAGAATTTGATGATGTTAAGAAAATGATAGGGGATGCTTGGAATTGGCACAAAAACCATCCAAATGGATTTAATAACTAG
- a CDS encoding DEAD/DEAH box helicase yields the protein MTTFNELNLNKNLIDGLKKQNITEPTKVQSLTINKILDNKDLIVNAQTGSGKTLSYLLPMFEKIDSTKRETQVLILAPTHELVMQITDQAKLLSSNSNFDVTAFSLIGEVNIQKQIKNIKAIKPHIVVGTSGRVLDLIKQKKLKAHTIKTIILDEVDSLLSGNNVSVVKDIIKTTLRDRQLLGFSASLNETALDILNNVMKEPEVIKIDEEPINPNINHMYLHGDRRDKFTLLRKAIAATNPKRAIVFVNDEDSIEVITAKLNYHSYKAVGIYGRMTKEDRKNALNSFKIGKSKILVSSDLSARGLDIVDVTHVFNLDFPPGKNEYVHRCGRTARGNRKGDAISIVTNQNLSTIRDYKRNFNIDIKKKDLKEGKLVDAAFKQTRKPKDSKESKSVKKNIKNKSTKKSNNK from the coding sequence ATGACTACATTTAATGAATTAAACTTAAATAAGAATTTAATTGATGGCTTAAAAAAACAAAATATAACCGAGCCTACTAAGGTTCAAAGCCTTACTATAAATAAAATACTTGATAACAAAGATTTAATAGTAAATGCACAAACAGGAAGCGGTAAAACCCTATCATATTTACTTCCAATGTTTGAAAAAATAGATTCTACAAAAAGAGAAACTCAAGTTTTAATACTTGCTCCAACTCATGAATTGGTTATGCAAATAACAGATCAAGCAAAGCTTTTATCATCTAATTCTAATTTCGATGTTACTGCTTTTTCTTTAATAGGAGAAGTAAATATTCAAAAACAAATAAAAAATATAAAAGCTATAAAGCCTCATATAGTAGTTGGGACTTCTGGTAGAGTTTTAGATTTAATAAAGCAAAAGAAATTAAAAGCACATACTATAAAAACTATAATACTTGATGAAGTTGATAGTTTACTTAGTGGAAATAATGTATCAGTTGTAAAGGATATAATTAAAACTACATTAAGAGATAGACAACTTCTAGGATTTTCAGCTAGTTTAAATGAAACTGCTCTAGATATATTAAACAATGTAATGAAAGAGCCTGAAGTTATAAAAATAGATGAAGAACCTATAAATCCAAATATAAATCATATGTATTTACATGGAGATAGACGTGATAAGTTTACCTTGCTTAGAAAAGCTATCGCTGCAACTAATCCAAAACGTGCTATAGTATTTGTTAATGACGAAGATAGTATAGAAGTTATAACTGCAAAATTAAACTATCATAGTTATAAGGCTGTTGGTATATACGGTAGAATGACAAAAGAAGATAGAAAAAATGCTTTAAATAGCTTTAAAATAGGCAAATCTAAAATACTAGTATCTTCAGACTTATCTGCTCGTGGTCTTGATATAGTTGATGTTACTCATGTATTTAACTTAGATTTCCCACCAGGAAAAAATGAGTATGTACACAGATGTGGTAGAACTGCTAGAGGAAATAGAAAAGGTGATGCTATATCAATAGTTACTAATCAAAATCTATCTACTATAAGAGACTACAAGAGAAACTTTAATATAGATATAAAGAAAAAAGATTTAAAAGAAGGTAAACTTGTTGATGCTGCGTTTAAACAAACTAGAAAACCTAAAGATTCTAAAGAGAGTAAATCTGTTAAGAAAAATATAAAAAATAAATCTACTAAAAAATCTAATAATAAATAA